CAAGGTTGGAAGGCAGCATGAGCGTTGAAGAAGCCATCGCAAAGCGGAGAAGCATCAGGGAGTATAAAGACGAACCCCTAAGCCGGGAGGAGCTTGGCCAGCTCCTGTGGGCCTGCCAGGGAATAACCCACGAGGAGATGAGGGCAGCCCCAAGCGCAGGAGCCACGTATCCCTTCGAAATCTTTGTTGTCGTGGGCAGAGTTGATGGATTAAAGCCCGGAATCTACCACTACGACCCCTTTGAGCACAGTCTGACTTTGGTTAAGGAAGGTGACTTCAGGAGGGAGCTCCAGGAGGCGGCGCTGAACCAGGAGTGGGTTGGGAAGGCTGCAATGGACATCGTGCTCGTGGCCTTTTATGAGAGGACTACCAAGTACTACGGGGAGAGAGGCATCAGGTACGTCCATATGGAGGCAGGCCACATCGGACAGAATATATATCTCCAGGCCACGGCTTTGGGACTTGGAACTGTAGCTGTGGGAGCGTTTGATGATGAGCGAGTTGCCGAGATACTGGGCACGAAGGGGGCTCCGCTCTATATATTCCCCGTTGGGAGGGCCTAACATGGTGGTTTTAGACCACGGGACTCTCGGATACATAACCTTCGGCCTTATGAGCTTCTCAATGCTCAGCGGCGCCTTCATATTCCTCTCCAAAAAGAGGCAGTTCTGGATAAAGGTGCACCTGCTGGTGAGCATTCTGGCCTATATCTTCATGGTCTGGACGATATGGGTCGTGGGGTGAAGGGGAGAAAAAAAGTAAAACCTTCACTCCTCTGCAAGCGTTGGAACCGCGTTTCCTGCCTCGAACTTGGCAGTGAAGAGTCCCCTTGTCTTGTTGGCTATCCAAACGAGGCTCAGCATTATCGGGACTTCCTCAAGGACGCCAACCACAGTTGCCAGAGCGGCACCGCTCTCCAGTCCGAATAGGGCTATGGCAACAGCCACAGCCAGCTCAAAGAAGTTGCTCGCGCCTATGAAAGAGGCTGGAGCGGCAACCTTGTGCGGGAGCTTCCAGAGCCACGCCCACCCGTAGGCAATCGCGAAGATAAAGTACGTCTGTATCGTCAGCGGGATCGCAATGAGGGCAATGTGCAGCGGGTTTTCGAGGATTATCTTCCCCTGGAAGGAGAATAGGAGTATCAGCGTGAGGAGGAGGCCAGCTATTGAAACGGTGCTCAGCTTCGGAAGGAACTGGCGCTCGAACCACACCGGCCCCTTGGTCTTCAGGATGTGTCTCCTTGAGATGTAGCCGGCAGTAAGCGGGATGACGACGAAGAGGACAACCGAAAGTAGGAGCGTGTCGTATGGGACGGGTACCTCGTTGAGGCCCATGAGGAAGCCGACTATCGGGGCGAAGGCGAAGAGAATTATGAGGTCGTTGGTGGCCACCTGGACGAGCGTGTAAAGCGGGTCGCCATCGGCCAAATAGCTCCACACGAAGACCATGGCAGTACAGGGTGCAGCCCCGAGGAGTATTGCCCCCGCTATGTACTCCTTGGCAAGTGAGGGCTCGATGATGCCGAGCTTGATGGAAAATAGCGTCCCTATGAAGAAGGAGCTTATGAGGAACATGCTGAAGGGCTTTATGAGCCAGTTGGTTACCCAAGTGACGGTTAACCCCTTAAGCATCTGGCCCTTGTGCACTCTCTTTATCGCCGAAAAGTCCACCTTGACCATCATGGGGTATATCATCGCCCATATCAAGACCGCTATCGGCATGTTGACGTTCTCTATCGTGAGCTTTGAGAGCGCCTCGGGCACCGACGGTATGAGCTTTCCGAGCGCTATGCCCGCTATTATACAGAGGGCTACCCACACCGAGAGGTACTTTTCGAAGAAGCTTAACCCCTTTTTCTCGCCCATTTCCACACCCGTTGGATTGAATGAGGCTTCAAATAAAAGGGTTTTTAAAACCAAAGGTGGAAATGTTGATGAAATGCTCTTCATCTATATGGCACTCTATAGACTACTGCGGCAACGCCTTTAAACCTCTTCTCCGAGCTCTTCCTGGTGGAAAAAATGGAGGAAAAGCTCATCCTCTTCGTCTGCGTCAAGAACTCCGCAAGGAGCCAGATGGCGGAAGCGTTCTTCAACCATTTTAACGATGATCCAAGGTTCAGGGCCATGAGCGCCGGGACGGAGCCTGCCGAAGAGATAGATCCGCTCGCGAGAAAGGCCATGGAGGAAATTGGAATTTCCCTTGAGGGCCAGTATCCGAAGCTTTACACCGAGGAGATGGCCGATAAAGCGTACATCGTCATCACGATGGGCTGTCTCGACAAGTGCCCCTACGCTCCGCCTGAAAAAACGTGGGACTGGGGGCTCGATGACCCCTACGGCCAGCCAATAGAGAAGTACCGCGAAGTAAGGGACGAGATAAAGCGCCGCGTTTTGAAGCTAATCGATGACTTAAAGGCTGGAAAGAGCAGGGAAGAGATAATCGGGAAGAAATCGGCGTTTTCAATTTCAATTAGTGCTAAATGAGGGTATTGGTTAGGTTCTGCTGTTTCGTTTCAAATATTTTGCCGCTAGTTCTTTCTTTTTCAAAAGACGAAGGGGAGAAAATAAGCACCTTGCAACAATGAAGAAAAGAGAAAAATTTGGGATTTGGGTATCATGGGCTCACTGTCCGCTAAACTCCATCCTCTTCTTTACTACATCAATCGCCCTCGCTGCGTCCTCCTTGAACTCCGGAAGGCCGAGCTTCTCCATCGTCTCCGGCAGTGGGACGCCGAGCTCCTCGTGCCAGCCCCTCAGCCTGTAGAACTCCCTTCTCGCTTCGAGGAAGTCGTTGTAGTCTATGAAGGCCGCGTTGCCCTTCGCCGGTCCGTCCGGCTCGGGCTCCCACCAGCGAGGAGGAATGGTGTCGTCGAGCGGCGGTGTTACCCAGTCGAGGGCGTCGTGTATTCTCGCTATGCTTTCAACTCCCCATGCCCTCTTTCTGAGTTCTTCTACTGTCCACTCTTCCCCGGTAGCTACAGAGTAGAGCTTGGCCAGGTCTTCCATCTTGTAGGGCACAAACTTGCACGTTCCGAGCATGTCCGTGATGTAACTCTCGTCTCTACCCTCGATGAGAGAAGGTACAAGCTCCTTCGCCGGCCCCTGATTGGGGAGCTGGTGAGGCCTCGGCCAGCCGCGGAGGTGTGAAGCGCCAACGTCAGCGGTGGCGTAGCTAAGTCCGTATGTCCTCCTGCCGCGCGGGTCCCAGGCCGGGCTTTCCATGCCCTTGACGTGAACGGCGAACTCGCAGCCCCTTCCAAGCCTCTCGCAGGCTCTCTTGACTCCATCGGCGAGGATTGCTCCGATGCCCTTCCTCTCGGCCATCAGCTTTATGAGCCTCTCCTCAGCTTCAGCATCGCCGAAGCCCTTCACGGGAAAACCTATCTCGTCCTCGCTAATCAGTCCCCTCTCAACCATCTCGAAGAGCCAGCCGATTGTCGCTCCTGTCGCTATGCTGTCCATTCCGTAGTCGTTGACGAGGTGTATGAAATATGCCACGGCAGGGAAGTCAAAAACGCCAGTAGCTGCTCCGAGCATGGCTATGCTCTCATATTCAGGCTTGACGCGGATCTTCTTGCCCTTGTACTCGACCTCAACGTAGCGGGCGCACTTTATCGGGCAGCTCTTTCCATGGACGAACCACTCCGGCTCGACCTCGTACTTCTTGACCTCATCTCCACCGAGTTTGGAAGCAAGCTCGTCCGGGATGTAGGGCCTTGAGAAGTTGTAGGCCGGGCTCATTCCGAGTGAAGCGGCGCTCCTTAGGGCGTCGGTCGTTCCGTAGGTTCTCGTGTGCTCGTACTTG
This sequence is a window from Thermococcus kodakarensis KOD1. Protein-coding genes within it:
- a CDS encoding membrane protein; this encodes MVVLDHGTLGYITFGLMSFSMLSGAFIFLSKKRQFWIKVHLLVSILAYIFMVWTIWVVG
- a CDS encoding aldehyde ferredoxin oxidoreductase family protein gives rise to the protein MYGYQNKIARVNLTTGKVTYEELPDEVIRKFIGGKGLGYYIIYREVPPGTDPLSPANKFVFAAGGLTGLVPGSSKVIAISKSPETRLISDSSGGDAFGPKLRGHFDALIIEGKSEEPVYLYIHDGKVEIKDASHLWGKGNYEVAKELWKEYPTASMAMVGPAGERLSRIADIIYDTERASGRGGLGAVLGSKRVKAVVVEPGEKPKVAEPEEFQRLWQEYYNEFATNPKYEHTRTYGTTDALRSAASLGMSPAYNFSRPYIPDELASKLGGDEVKKYEVEPEWFVHGKSCPIKCARYVEVEYKGKKIRVKPEYESIAMLGAATGVFDFPAVAYFIHLVNDYGMDSIATGATIGWLFEMVERGLISEDEIGFPVKGFGDAEAEERLIKLMAERKGIGAILADGVKRACERLGRGCEFAVHVKGMESPAWDPRGRRTYGLSYATADVGASHLRGWPRPHQLPNQGPAKELVPSLIEGRDESYITDMLGTCKFVPYKMEDLAKLYSVATGEEWTVEELRKRAWGVESIARIHDALDWVTPPLDDTIPPRWWEPEPDGPAKGNAAFIDYNDFLEARREFYRLRGWHEELGVPLPETMEKLGLPEFKEDAARAIDVVKKRMEFSGQ
- the arsB gene encoding ACR3 family arsenite efflux transporter, translated to MGEKKGLSFFEKYLSVWVALCIIAGIALGKLIPSVPEALSKLTIENVNMPIAVLIWAMIYPMMVKVDFSAIKRVHKGQMLKGLTVTWVTNWLIKPFSMFLISSFFIGTLFSIKLGIIEPSLAKEYIAGAILLGAAPCTAMVFVWSYLADGDPLYTLVQVATNDLIILFAFAPIVGFLMGLNEVPVPYDTLLLSVVLFVVIPLTAGYISRRHILKTKGPVWFERQFLPKLSTVSIAGLLLTLILLFSFQGKIILENPLHIALIAIPLTIQTYFIFAIAYGWAWLWKLPHKVAAPASFIGASNFFELAVAVAIALFGLESGAALATVVGVLEEVPIMLSLVWIANKTRGLFTAKFEAGNAVPTLAEE
- a CDS encoding SagB/ThcOx family dehydrogenase; the encoded protein is MDYRRAAVLVVVFVMVSSLALFLKPYIPGESRTQYSGEKILLPPPRLEGSMSVEEAIAKRRSIREYKDEPLSREELGQLLWACQGITHEEMRAAPSAGATYPFEIFVVVGRVDGLKPGIYHYDPFEHSLTLVKEGDFRRELQEAALNQEWVGKAAMDIVLVAFYERTTKYYGERGIRYVHMEAGHIGQNIYLQATALGLGTVAVGAFDDERVAEILGTKGAPLYIFPVGRA
- a CDS encoding arsenate reductase ArsC codes for the protein MEEKLILFVCVKNSARSQMAEAFFNHFNDDPRFRAMSAGTEPAEEIDPLARKAMEEIGISLEGQYPKLYTEEMADKAYIVITMGCLDKCPYAPPEKTWDWGLDDPYGQPIEKYREVRDEIKRRVLKLIDDLKAGKSREEIIGKKSAFSISISAK